The following coding sequences lie in one Mycobacterium gordonae genomic window:
- a CDS encoding PE family protein → MSSMLVQPESLKSAVTDLSSVEGAVGSARLRIAPATAIAAAGAEEVSIAIAAAFAGHAREFQLLSTEILSFHENFVRALTMALGAYTGAEAASASPLQDLLDFVNAPTQGLLGRPLIGDGVNGLPGQAGGNGGLLYGNGGNGGAGADGQAGGAGGSAGLFGNGGAGGAGGAGAAGGDGGAGGWLSGNGGSGGAGGSATVLGADGGRGGNGGAGGWVSGNGGAGGAGGAGAHGANGVNATGLTPTSRAADGAVGEDAAGELGNDVDGQSGGDGANALSPTEAGGNGGAGGAGNSGEFIGAAPHGGDGGNGGNGGSSATVGTVGGNGGTGGSAKGSLNPGGPTTTLGNDATGGNGGAGGIGGIGAAGGVGGGGGDATGGSVGGQGGVGGTGFAGNGGDGGAGGAGGGAGGAGGKGGAGTGGAGVLASLGGYGGNGGHGGTGGAGAAGSSGGHGGAGGAGGRGGLFYGIGGDGGLGGAGAPGGDGARGGTGGLGGSGGYGRTGNLIANPNVLVNGPGFGGDGGRGGDGGVGGAAGDGGAGGNGGNAGAGGMFGGHAGAAGAGGVGAAAGTAGLGGSFGSGGRGGLGLGTAPIPQDGAAGANGHVGATGAAGSHGADGAPGRILS, encoded by the coding sequence ATGTCGTCTATGCTGGTTCAGCCGGAATCGCTCAAGTCCGCGGTAACAGATTTGAGCAGTGTCGAAGGTGCGGTTGGTAGCGCGCGACTGCGGATAGCCCCCGCCACAGCGATCGCGGCCGCTGGCGCTGAGGAAGTGTCGATTGCCATCGCAGCAGCCTTCGCGGGCCATGCCCGGGAATTCCAGTTGCTCAGTACCGAGATTTTGTCGTTTCACGAGAACTTCGTCCGAGCCCTGACTATGGCGTTGGGGGCCTACACCGGCGCGGAGGCCGCCAGTGCGTCCCCGCTCCAAGATCTGCTCGATTTCGTCAACGCGCCTACCCAGGGGTTGTTGGGTCGCCCGCTGATTGGTGATGGCGTCAATGGGCTGCCCGGGCAGGCCGGCGGCAACGGAGGTTTGCTCTACGGAAACGGGGGCAACGGTGGTGCGGGTGCTGACGGTCAAGCGGGCGGGGCGGGTGGGTCTGCGGGTCTGTTCGGCAATGGTGGGGCTGGGGGGGCCGGTGGTGCTGGCGCGGCCGGAGGTGATGGTGGGGCCGGAGGTTGGTTGTCCGGCAACGGGGGTAGTGGCGGGGCGGGCGGCAGTGCGACCGTGCTCGGTGCTGATGGCGGCCGTGGTGGCAACGGGGGAGCGGGTGGTTGGGTGTCCGGCAACGGTGGAGCCGGCGGGGCAGGCGGCGCGGGAGCTCACGGCGCAAACGGTGTGAACGCCACAGGTCTGACGCCGACTAGTCGCGCCGCAGACGGTGCGGTAGGGGAGGACGCGGCGGGCGAACTTGGCAATGACGTCGATGGCCAGAGCGGTGGCGACGGTGCCAACGCCCTCAGCCCGACCGAAGCCGGCGGCAACGGTGGGGCGGGTGGCGCTGGCAACTCTGGCGAATTCATTGGCGCTGCCCCGCACGGCGGTGACGGCGGCAACGGGGGCAACGGAGGCAGCTCAGCAACTGTCGGAACCGTGGGCGGCAACGGTGGTACCGGTGGTTCCGCAAAGGGTTCCCTCAACCCGGGAGGCCCCACTACGACGTTGGGCAATGATGCGACCGGTGGCAACGGCGGTGCTGGCGGCATCGGAGGCATTGGTGCCGCCGGCGGCGTCGGCGGTGGAGGCGGGGACGCCACCGGCGGCTCCGTGGGTGGTCAAGGCGGTGTCGGCGGTACTGGTTTTGCCGGCAACGGTGGTGACGGCGGTGCCGGCGGTGCCGGCGGCGGCGCGGGCGGCGCCGGCGGTAAGGGTGGCGCAGGGACGGGCGGCGCGGGCGTGTTGGCCAGCCTCGGCGGCTACGGCGGGAACGGAGGCCACGGGGGGACGGGCGGTGCTGGCGCCGCGGGCAGCAGCGGTGGACACGGCGGCGCCGGCGGCGCCGGCGGACGCGGTGGGCTGTTCTACGGAATCGGCGGCGACGGCGGTCTGGGCGGCGCCGGCGCACCGGGCGGCGATGGCGCTCGGGGCGGCACCGGCGGCCTAGGTGGCTCGGGCGGTTACGGCCGGACGGGCAACCTGATTGCGAACCCGAACGTCCTGGTCAATGGGCCCGGCTTCGGCGGCGATGGCGGTCGAGGGGGCGATGGAGGAGTCGGCGGCGCGGCAGGTGATGGAGGAGCCGGAGGCAACGGCGGTAACGCCGGGGCCGGAGGAATGTTCGGCGGCCATGCCGGCGCCGCTGGAGCCGGCGGTGTCGGTGCCGCTGCCGGTACGGCGGGGCTCGGGGGTAGCTTCGGCAGTGGCGGGCGCGGCGGACTCGGGCTCGGCACTGCTCCCATTCCCCAGGACGGCGCGGCGGGTGCCAACGGTCACGTCGGCGCGACCGGTGCCGCGGGCAGCCACGGTGCCGACGGAGCGCCCGGCCGGATCCTCAGTTAG
- a CDS encoding phthiocerol/phthiodiolone dimycocerosyl transferase → MFPGSVIRKLSRSEEVFAQYEVFTAVTVQLRGRVDADALSEAFDALVDSHPILASHLEQGADGVWNLVADDMLHAGIVVEDDGAGAAGAAGAAGAAEIKLDQGQTLLNLRLALHEDTSELTIFLHHSIADGHHGAGLFDELFSRYTDVVTTGDPGPVNPQPAPQPLEVILEQRGVKKLGMTGVERFLPVMFAYDLPPSVKPTLVATPGLPQPVPVTRVRLTEQETADLVEFARENRVSVNTVVAAAILMTEWRLRETPHVPIPYVYPVDLRYFLSPPVAPTEATNLVGVATYLAEIGPDTDIVDLATDIGATFRADIADGVVQQSGLNFGVAFEGTPAGLPPLVFCTDVSALPSVRMPAGIELEGFRGQFYCSITVPLDFYGCGMSGDHLVIENHGHSPQRKDSLEAIHELLCTVPSDYGWAVE, encoded by the coding sequence GTGTTTCCCGGGTCGGTGATCCGCAAGTTGTCCCGCAGCGAGGAAGTGTTCGCCCAGTACGAGGTCTTCACCGCCGTCACCGTGCAATTGCGCGGCCGGGTCGACGCCGATGCGCTATCGGAGGCGTTCGACGCCCTCGTCGACTCGCATCCGATCCTGGCCAGTCACCTCGAGCAGGGCGCGGACGGCGTTTGGAACCTGGTGGCCGACGACATGCTGCACGCCGGAATCGTGGTGGAGGACGATGGTGCCGGTGCTGCCGGTGCTGCCGGTGCTGCCGGTGCTGCCGAGATCAAACTCGACCAGGGCCAGACCCTGCTCAATCTGCGGTTAGCGCTGCACGAGGACACTTCCGAGCTGACCATCTTCCTGCACCACAGCATCGCCGACGGGCACCACGGCGCAGGTCTTTTCGACGAGTTGTTCTCCCGCTACACCGATGTGGTGACCACCGGCGACCCAGGCCCGGTGAACCCGCAGCCCGCGCCGCAACCACTGGAAGTGATACTGGAACAGCGGGGCGTCAAGAAACTCGGCATGACCGGCGTCGAGCGCTTCCTGCCGGTGATGTTCGCCTACGACCTGCCGCCGTCGGTCAAGCCGACCTTGGTCGCGACTCCCGGCCTCCCGCAACCGGTTCCGGTCACCCGCGTGCGACTCACCGAGCAGGAGACCGCCGACCTGGTGGAGTTCGCCCGGGAGAATCGGGTCAGCGTCAACACCGTGGTGGCCGCGGCGATTCTGATGACCGAGTGGCGGCTGCGGGAGACACCGCACGTCCCGATCCCCTACGTCTATCCCGTCGATCTGCGGTATTTCCTGAGCCCGCCGGTGGCTCCGACCGAGGCCACCAACCTGGTGGGAGTGGCCACCTACCTGGCCGAGATCGGCCCGGACACCGACATCGTGGACCTGGCAACCGATATCGGCGCCACCTTCCGCGCCGATATCGCCGACGGCGTCGTGCAGCAGTCCGGGCTCAACTTCGGGGTGGCGTTCGAGGGCACGCCGGCCGGGCTGCCGCCGCTGGTCTTCTGCACCGATGTCAGCGCACTGCCCAGCGTGCGGATGCCGGCGGGCATCGAACTGGAGGGCTTTCGCGGACAGTTCTATTGCTCGATCACCGTGCCACTGGACTTCTACGGGTGCGGCATGTCGGGCGATCACCTGGTGATCGAGAACCACGGCCATTCGCCGCAGCGCAAGGACTCCCTGGAAGCCATCCACGAACTACTGTGCACCGTCCCGTCGGACTACGGCTGGGCGGTGGAGTGA
- a CDS encoding ABC transporter permease — protein sequence MTTTVALRAPENSLRLMLTQTLVQTQRILTRWARDLVTVMEALVLPVAFMLVLYIVLGNLIYAMTHDSALYSIVPLLALGGAVSGSAFVAIDLMREQQSGLLTRLWVMPVHRASGPLARIVAEAIRILVTTGVMLGAGVALGFRFRGGALATLMWLGVPVILGMAFAALTTTIALFTSKTLVVEAVELWQLLLIFFSTGLLPVNQYPHWIQPIVAHQPVSYAITAMRGLSAGGPVLAPMIATLLWSAGIAGACAVPMAIGYRRASTH from the coding sequence ATGACCACGACCGTTGCGCTGCGGGCGCCGGAGAACTCGCTGCGGCTGATGCTGACGCAGACGCTGGTGCAGACCCAGCGCATCCTCACCCGGTGGGCACGCGACCTGGTCACCGTCATGGAGGCGCTGGTGCTGCCGGTGGCTTTCATGCTGGTGCTCTACATCGTGCTGGGCAATCTGATCTATGCCATGACTCACGACAGCGCGCTGTACAGCATCGTGCCGCTGCTGGCATTGGGTGGGGCGGTGAGCGGCTCGGCGTTCGTCGCGATCGACCTGATGCGCGAGCAACAGAGTGGGCTGCTGACCCGGCTGTGGGTGATGCCGGTGCACCGGGCCTCGGGCCCGCTGGCGCGGATCGTCGCCGAAGCGATCCGCATTCTGGTCACCACCGGTGTGATGCTGGGGGCGGGCGTGGCGCTGGGTTTCCGGTTCCGCGGCGGCGCGCTGGCCACCCTGATGTGGCTCGGCGTCCCGGTGATTCTCGGCATGGCATTCGCCGCGCTCACCACCACCATCGCGTTGTTCACCTCGAAAACCCTGGTGGTCGAGGCGGTCGAGCTGTGGCAGCTGCTGTTGATCTTCTTCTCCACCGGCCTGCTGCCGGTGAATCAGTACCCGCACTGGATTCAGCCGATCGTCGCCCACCAACCGGTCAGCTATGCGATCACGGCGATGCGCGGGCTGTCGGCCGGCGGCCCGGTGCTGGCGCCCATGATCGCGACGCTGCTGTGGAGCGCCGGGATCGCCGGCGCCTGCGCCGTCCCCATGGCCATCGGTTACCGACGGGCCAGCACCCACTGA
- the pks2 gene encoding sulfolipid-1 biosynthesis phthioceranic/hydroxyphthioceranic acid synthase produces MDTRFTPIAVIGMGCRLPGGIDSPDKLWESVLRGDDLVTEIPADRWDADAYYDPEPGVPGRSVSRWGGFVDDVAGFDAEFFGISEREATSIDPQHRLLLETAWETIEHAGLDPASLAGSATAVFTGLTHEDYLLLTKGSGGLASPYAVTGLNNSVASGRISHALGLHGPAMTFDTACSSGLMAVHLACRSLHDGESDLALAGGCALLLEPDGSVATSAQGMLSATGRCHSFDADADGFVRSEGCAMVLLKRLPDALRDGDRILAVVRGTASNQDGRSETLTMPSEDAQVAVYRKALAAAGVAAETIGAVEAHGTGTPVGDPIEYRGLTRVYGTGGSRCALGSAKSNMGHSESAAGAVGLIKAILSLRHGVLPPLLHFNRLPDDLAAIDTGIFVPQSVTPWPDGDGPRRVAVSSFGMSGTNVHAIVEQAPEPEAATPGAAQGPLVYAVSSSSADGLRASAGRLAEWVEAQCDSVTPADLGFTLARRRAHRPVRTLVVADGLADLAARLREVADASNTLCQAAVAHDDRGPVWVFSGQGSQWAAMGADLLATEPVFAETVAQLESLVLAESGFSVTEAMTAPQTVTGIDKVQPTIFAIQVALAATMERAYGVRPGAVVGHSMGETAAAVVAGALSLQDGARVICRRSKLMAGIAGSGAMASVELPAKQVNSELMARGIDDVAVAVMASPQSTVIGGATEQVRDLVARWEQRDVMAREVAVDVASHSPQVDPILDELATALADLEPMEPKVAYYSATQFDPRERPVCDADYWVDNLRNTVQFAAAIQAALDDGFRVFAELSPHPLLTHAVDQNAKSLDMTVAALAAMRREQPLPLGLRGFLTDLHSAGAAIDFSVLYPAGALVDAPLPAWNHRQLFIDADGSDSKVQGACTITVHPLLGSHVRLVEEPERHVWQTDVGTATLAWLDDHQVHNVAALPGAAYCEMALAAAAEVFGQDAGTFPEARDIVFEQMLLLDEQTPIDAVATVQAPGVVDFVVESAPEGETTRHAAASLCAAQHDAVPPGYDIAALLAAHPGGVKGSELRESFVERGVQHGPAFSGLSVAHTAESGGNTVLAEVALPASIRFQHAAYHVHPALLDACFQTVAAAVGPSGGDGLLLPLGVQRLRAYGPLRNAHYCYTRVTRADATGGEADLDVLDENGTVLLAVRGLRMGTGTSESGERDRVLNERLLTCEWQQRTLPDLDVEEAGSWLLIDTSEATEMLVGSLNDALKTQGAECFNVPLARGADVEPVRAQLRARSFTGVVVLCGPVGIAPDDGGLAQAREQVRHVVRLARELPELEGELPRLFVVTRQAQWVCSGDDVNLEHAGLRGLLRVIGSEHQLLRTTQIDIDEHTQGEQVAAQLLSGSPEDETAWRGGQWFTARLCPTPLVHNDRRTRVIEHETDGMRLQVRAPGDLQSMELAACDRVPPGPGQIEVAVAMSTINFADVLIAFGKFPVVDDREPQPGMDFVGVVTAVGEGVTDHRVGDRVAGFSEGGCWRTYLTCNANLAITLPAGLSDEQAIASATANATAWYGLHDLAGIKSGDKVLIHSATGGVGQAALAIARHAGAQIFATAGNDAKRQMLRDMGIEHVYDSRSVEFAEQIRRDTDGYGVDIVLNSLTGAAQRAGLELLAFGGRFVEIGKADVYGNTRLGLYPFRRGLTFYYLDLALMSVLQPQRVRELLETVFRLTAEGVLAAPQTTHYPLAEAANAVRAMSNAEHTGKLLLDMPRSGRASVVVPPEQVPVFRRDGAYIITGGVGGLGLFFAQKLAAAGCGRLVLTARSQPNPKARQMIERLRKAGTDVVVELGNVAEADTAVRLVEAATATGLPLRGVVHSAAVVEDATLTNITDEIIDRDWAPKVFGTWSLHKATLGQPLDWFCLFSSGASLLGSPGQGAYAAANSWLDAFSYWRHAQGLPVTTIAWGAWAEVGRATFLAEGGNQLMISPEEGAYAFETLLRYDRAYTGYIPIIGAPWLDDVVRRSPFGEMFKSSGQSTRGPSKFRAELMTVPQEEWAGRLRRLITEQVGVILRRTVDADRPFVEYGMDSLGMLEMRTHIETETGIRLSPKVIATHNTARALAEHLAQTLAEEGSA; encoded by the coding sequence ATGGACACACGTTTCACGCCCATTGCGGTGATCGGTATGGGATGCCGGTTGCCCGGTGGGATCGACTCTCCCGACAAGCTGTGGGAATCGGTATTGCGCGGCGACGACCTGGTCACCGAGATACCCGCCGACCGCTGGGATGCCGACGCCTATTACGACCCCGAGCCGGGTGTTCCCGGGCGATCCGTCTCGCGGTGGGGCGGTTTTGTCGACGACGTGGCCGGCTTCGACGCCGAGTTCTTCGGGATCAGCGAGCGTGAAGCGACCTCGATTGATCCGCAGCACCGTTTGTTGCTCGAAACCGCCTGGGAGACGATCGAGCACGCCGGCCTGGATCCGGCGTCGCTGGCCGGGTCCGCGACGGCGGTCTTCACCGGGCTGACGCACGAGGATTACCTGCTTCTCACCAAGGGTTCCGGCGGTCTGGCCAGCCCGTACGCGGTCACCGGCCTCAACAACAGCGTGGCCTCGGGGCGGATCTCGCATGCGCTGGGCCTGCATGGTCCGGCCATGACATTCGACACCGCATGCTCCTCGGGTCTGATGGCCGTGCACCTGGCCTGCCGCAGCCTGCACGACGGCGAAAGCGACCTCGCCCTCGCCGGCGGTTGCGCGTTGCTGCTGGAGCCTGATGGCAGCGTGGCCACGTCCGCACAGGGCATGCTCTCGGCGACCGGTCGCTGCCACTCCTTCGACGCCGACGCGGACGGTTTCGTGCGTTCCGAAGGCTGCGCGATGGTGCTGCTCAAGCGCCTGCCCGATGCGTTGCGCGACGGCGACCGCATCCTTGCCGTGGTGCGCGGCACGGCGAGCAACCAGGACGGCCGGTCCGAGACGCTGACGATGCCGTCGGAGGACGCGCAGGTCGCGGTGTATCGCAAGGCCCTGGCGGCGGCGGGTGTGGCCGCCGAAACGATCGGCGCGGTGGAGGCGCACGGCACTGGCACGCCGGTCGGTGACCCGATCGAGTACCGCGGCCTCACGCGGGTCTACGGGACCGGCGGCAGCCGCTGCGCCCTGGGGTCGGCCAAGAGCAATATGGGCCACAGCGAGTCAGCCGCGGGCGCGGTCGGACTGATCAAGGCGATCCTGTCGCTGCGGCACGGCGTGCTGCCGCCGCTGCTGCATTTCAACCGGCTGCCTGATGATCTCGCCGCAATCGACACGGGAATCTTTGTGCCGCAGTCGGTTACACCGTGGCCAGACGGTGACGGGCCCAGACGGGTGGCGGTGTCGTCGTTCGGGATGTCGGGCACCAATGTGCACGCCATCGTCGAACAGGCCCCGGAGCCGGAGGCCGCGACGCCGGGCGCGGCCCAGGGACCCCTGGTCTACGCGGTGTCCTCGTCGTCGGCTGACGGCCTGCGCGCGAGCGCGGGGCGGCTCGCGGAGTGGGTCGAGGCCCAATGCGATTCGGTGACGCCCGCTGACCTGGGGTTCACGCTGGCGCGCCGGCGCGCACACCGGCCGGTGCGCACCCTGGTGGTGGCCGACGGACTGGCCGACCTCGCCGCGCGGCTGCGTGAGGTGGCCGACGCCTCGAACACTCTGTGTCAGGCCGCGGTAGCACACGACGACCGTGGGCCGGTGTGGGTGTTCTCCGGTCAGGGTTCGCAGTGGGCCGCGATGGGCGCCGACCTGCTCGCGACCGAGCCGGTGTTCGCCGAAACCGTGGCCCAACTCGAGTCATTGGTCCTGGCCGAGTCGGGATTCTCGGTGACCGAGGCGATGACGGCGCCGCAGACGGTGACCGGCATCGACAAGGTGCAGCCGACGATCTTCGCGATCCAGGTGGCCCTGGCCGCCACGATGGAGCGGGCTTACGGGGTGCGGCCGGGCGCGGTCGTGGGGCACTCGATGGGCGAGACGGCGGCGGCCGTCGTGGCCGGGGCGCTGTCGCTGCAAGACGGTGCCCGGGTGATCTGCCGGCGCTCGAAGCTGATGGCCGGCATCGCCGGTTCGGGCGCCATGGCTTCGGTGGAATTGCCCGCCAAGCAGGTGAATTCGGAGCTGATGGCGCGCGGCATCGACGACGTCGCGGTTGCGGTGATGGCGTCGCCGCAGTCCACCGTGATCGGCGGAGCCACCGAGCAGGTGCGCGATCTGGTAGCCCGTTGGGAACAACGCGACGTGATGGCACGCGAGGTCGCCGTCGACGTCGCTTCCCATTCCCCACAGGTCGACCCCATCCTCGACGAATTAGCAACGGCGCTGGCTGATCTCGAGCCGATGGAGCCCAAGGTCGCGTACTACTCGGCCACCCAGTTCGATCCGCGCGAGCGGCCGGTGTGCGATGCCGATTACTGGGTCGACAACCTGCGCAACACCGTGCAGTTCGCCGCAGCGATCCAGGCCGCGTTGGACGACGGTTTCCGGGTCTTCGCCGAGCTCTCGCCGCATCCGCTGTTGACGCACGCCGTCGACCAGAATGCCAAGAGCCTGGACATGACGGTGGCCGCCCTGGCCGCCATGCGACGCGAGCAGCCGCTGCCGCTCGGGCTGCGCGGTTTCCTGACCGACCTGCACAGCGCCGGCGCCGCGATCGACTTCTCGGTGCTCTATCCGGCTGGAGCGCTGGTGGACGCTCCGCTGCCGGCGTGGAACCATCGGCAGCTTTTCATCGACGCCGACGGCAGCGACAGCAAGGTGCAGGGCGCCTGCACCATCACGGTGCACCCGCTGTTGGGTTCCCATGTGCGGCTGGTCGAGGAGCCGGAACGGCACGTCTGGCAGACCGATGTCGGCACAGCGACGCTGGCCTGGCTGGACGACCATCAGGTGCACAATGTGGCGGCGCTACCTGGAGCCGCGTACTGCGAGATGGCGTTGGCCGCCGCGGCCGAAGTCTTCGGCCAAGACGCCGGAACCTTTCCCGAAGCCCGCGACATCGTCTTCGAACAGATGCTGCTGCTCGACGAGCAGACCCCGATCGACGCGGTTGCGACGGTGCAGGCGCCCGGCGTCGTCGACTTCGTGGTGGAGTCCGCACCGGAAGGTGAGACCACCCGGCACGCCGCAGCGTCGCTGTGCGCCGCCCAGCACGACGCGGTGCCGCCCGGCTACGACATCGCCGCGCTGCTCGCCGCACATCCCGGCGGTGTGAAGGGTTCTGAACTGCGGGAATCGTTCGTCGAGCGCGGCGTGCAGCACGGTCCCGCCTTCAGTGGACTGTCCGTCGCGCACACCGCGGAATCCGGCGGCAACACCGTGCTGGCCGAGGTCGCACTGCCCGCATCGATCCGTTTTCAGCACGCCGCCTACCACGTGCACCCGGCGCTGCTGGACGCCTGCTTCCAAACGGTGGCGGCCGCTGTCGGCCCCAGTGGTGGTGACGGCCTGCTGCTGCCGCTGGGCGTGCAGCGGCTGCGCGCCTACGGGCCCCTGCGCAATGCCCACTACTGCTACACGCGGGTGACCCGCGCGGACGCGACAGGCGGTGAGGCCGACCTCGACGTGCTCGACGAGAACGGGACGGTGCTGCTGGCGGTGCGCGGTCTGCGCATGGGCACCGGGACCAGCGAGAGTGGCGAACGCGACCGGGTCCTCAACGAGCGGCTGCTGACCTGTGAGTGGCAGCAACGCACCCTGCCCGACCTCGACGTCGAAGAAGCCGGATCGTGGCTGCTGATCGACACCTCCGAGGCGACTGAGATGCTGGTCGGTTCGTTGAACGATGCGCTGAAAACCCAAGGCGCAGAATGCTTCAACGTGCCGTTGGCGCGGGGCGCCGACGTGGAACCGGTGCGTGCCCAACTGCGTGCCCGCTCCTTCACCGGCGTGGTGGTGCTGTGCGGTCCGGTCGGCATCGCGCCCGACGACGGGGGCCTGGCGCAGGCCCGGGAACAGGTGCGCCACGTGGTGCGGCTGGCCCGGGAACTGCCCGAGCTCGAAGGGGAGTTGCCCCGGCTGTTTGTGGTGACCAGGCAGGCCCAGTGGGTGTGCTCGGGCGACGACGTCAATCTCGAGCACGCCGGATTGCGCGGCCTGTTGCGGGTGATCGGCAGTGAACACCAGCTGTTGCGTACCACGCAGATCGACATCGACGAGCACACCCAGGGCGAGCAGGTTGCCGCCCAACTCTTGAGCGGATCGCCCGAGGACGAGACCGCCTGGCGCGGCGGCCAGTGGTTCACTGCGCGGCTGTGCCCGACGCCGCTGGTACACAACGACCGCCGAACCCGGGTGATCGAACACGAGACAGACGGCATGCGTCTGCAGGTCCGCGCGCCCGGTGATCTGCAGTCGATGGAACTCGCTGCGTGCGACCGGGTACCGCCCGGCCCCGGCCAGATCGAGGTAGCGGTCGCCATGTCCACGATCAACTTCGCCGACGTGCTGATCGCGTTCGGCAAGTTCCCCGTCGTCGACGACCGGGAGCCGCAGCCGGGGATGGACTTCGTCGGTGTGGTGACCGCGGTCGGGGAGGGCGTCACCGACCACCGGGTCGGTGACCGGGTCGCCGGCTTCTCCGAGGGCGGCTGCTGGCGCACCTACCTGACGTGCAACGCGAACCTGGCCATCACCCTGCCCGCGGGCCTGAGCGACGAGCAGGCGATCGCCTCGGCCACCGCGAACGCCACCGCCTGGTACGGGCTGCACGATCTGGCGGGCATCAAGTCCGGCGACAAGGTGCTGATTCACTCCGCCACCGGCGGCGTGGGGCAGGCCGCTCTGGCGATCGCGCGGCACGCCGGGGCGCAGATCTTCGCCACTGCCGGCAACGACGCGAAACGACAGATGTTGCGCGACATGGGTATTGAGCATGTCTACGATTCGCGCAGCGTCGAGTTCGCCGAGCAGATCCGGCGTGACACCGACGGCTACGGCGTGGACATCGTGCTGAACTCGCTGACCGGTGCCGCGCAGCGGGCCGGACTGGAGCTGTTGGCCTTTGGTGGACGGTTCGTCGAGATCGGCAAGGCCGACGTGTACGGCAACACCCGGCTGGGTTTGTACCCGTTCCGGCGCGGCCTGACGTTCTACTACCTGGACCTGGCACTGATGTCGGTGCTGCAGCCGCAGCGGGTGCGGGAGCTGCTCGAGACCGTGTTCAGGCTGACGGCCGAGGGTGTGCTGGCGGCGCCGCAGACCACGCACTACCCGCTGGCCGAAGCGGCCAATGCGGTGCGGGCGATGAGCAATGCCGAACACACCGGCAAGCTGCTGCTGGACATGCCACGCAGTGGGCGCGCCAGCGTGGTGGTGCCGCCGGAGCAGGTTCCGGTGTTCCGCCGCGACGGCGCTTACATCATCACCGGTGGGGTGGGCGGTCTGGGGCTGTTCTTCGCCCAGAAGCTGGCGGCTGCGGGTTGTGGCCGGCTGGTGCTGACCGCGCGGTCGCAGCCGAATCCCAAGGCGCGGCAGATGATCGAACGCCTACGTAAGGCCGGCACCGACGTCGTGGTGGAGTTGGGCAACGTCGCCGAAGCAGACACCGCGGTTCGACTGGTGGAAGCGGCGACGGCGACCGGCCTGCCGTTGCGCGGTGTGGTGCATTCGGCTGCGGTGGTGGAAGACGCGACGCTGACCAACATCACCGACGAGATCATCGACCGGGACTGGGCGCCAAAGGTTTTCGGAACCTGGAGCCTGCACAAGGCGACCCTCGGGCAGCCGCTGGACTGGTTCTGCCTGTTCTCCTCGGGTGCCTCCTTGCTGGGCTCACCCGGTCAGGGGGCCTACGCCGCGGCGAACAGCTGGCTGGATGCGTTCTCCTATTGGCGTCACGCTCAAGGGCTTCCGGTCACCACGATCGCGTGGGGCGCGTGGGCCGAGGTCGGCCGGGCGACTTTCCTGGCCGAAGGCGGCAACCAGCTGATGATCTCACCCGAGGAAGGCGCGTACGCGTTTGAGACGTTGCTGCGTTACGACCGCGCCTACACCGGTTACATCCCGATCATCGGGGCGCCCTGGTTGGACGACGTGGTGCGGCGCAGCCCGTTCGGTGAGATGTTCAAGTCCAGTGGGCAGAGCACCCGGGGCCCGAGCAAGTTCCGCGCCGAGTTGATGACAGTGCCGCAGGAGGAGTGGGCCGGGCGGTTGCGCCGCCTGATCACCGAGCAGGTCGGTGTGATCCTGCGCCGTACCGTGGACGCCGACCGTCCCTTCGTCGAGTACGGCATGGACTCGCTGGGCATGCTCGAGATGCGCACCCATATCGAGACCGAGACCGGAATCCGCTTGAGCCCCAAGGTGATTGCCACGCACAACACCGCCCGGGCGCTGGCCGAGCACTTGGCGCAGACGTTGGCCGAGGAGGGCTCGGCCTAG
- a CDS encoding ABC transporter permease, with the protein MLQQWWVLTVRFIAPTLRNGELITAIGASLSFAVGFYVPFSIPWNHYVGGASSGIASGLGQYITPLITLQAIAFAAISSAFRAATDSLHGVNRRFRSMPIAPLTPVLARVSASVYRCCVGLVVSLIAAHVIGFRFHRGALYIAGFCALAIVIGVLLSFGADLIGTATRNPDAMLPLLTMPILIFGLLSVGLQPLKMFPHWIQPIVRNQPISQLVIGLRALAGDTIRSPVPVTWSVMTPPLLWLAGFAVFLVPVSAFVLSRRP; encoded by the coding sequence ATGCTGCAGCAGTGGTGGGTGCTCACCGTCCGGTTCATCGCCCCCACGCTGCGCAACGGTGAACTGATCACCGCGATCGGCGCCTCGCTGTCCTTCGCGGTGGGCTTCTATGTCCCGTTCTCCATCCCCTGGAATCATTACGTGGGCGGCGCGAGCAGCGGCATCGCCAGCGGCCTCGGGCAATACATCACGCCGCTGATCACGTTGCAGGCCATTGCCTTTGCGGCCATCTCCTCGGCATTCCGGGCCGCCACCGATTCGCTGCACGGCGTCAACCGGCGATTCCGCTCGATGCCGATCGCCCCGTTGACGCCGGTGCTGGCCCGCGTGTCGGCCAGCGTGTACCGATGCTGTGTCGGTCTGGTCGTGTCGCTGATCGCTGCCCACGTGATCGGCTTCCGGTTTCATCGCGGGGCGCTGTACATCGCGGGGTTCTGTGCGCTGGCAATCGTGATCGGGGTGCTGCTGTCGTTCGGCGCCGACCTGATCGGCACCGCCACCCGCAATCCTGACGCGATGCTGCCCCTGCTGACGATGCCGATCCTGATCTTCGGATTGCTGTCCGTGGGCCTGCAACCGCTCAAGATGTTTCCGCACTGGATCCAGCCCATCGTGCGCAATCAGCCGATCTCCCAGCTGGTGATCGGGCTGCGCGCGCTGGCCGGCGACACGATCAGATCTCCCGTGCCGGTGACCTGGTCGGTGATGACGCCGCCGCTGTTGTGGCTGGCCGGTTTCGCGGTGTTTCTGGTGCCGGTGTCCGCCTTCGTCCTGTCCCGGCGCCCATGA